A genomic region of Alistipes megaguti contains the following coding sequences:
- a CDS encoding LytTR family DNA-binding domain-containing protein, translated as MNWKLRCMVIDDEPLAVELMESYVRKTPFLELVGSCGSGTAAFTALRRQTVDLLFCDIQMPGLSGMELSRMLPAQTRVIFTTAFPQYAVEGFRVQAMDYLLKPISYNDFLTAANKALAWFDLKRRAEQSLHSGAESPAGASGLSAAAETESGGNASQSVGTAAPAGAAGAAGAAGAAGESPAVQGGGQEGAQGSGQRATQGTGPAGRFGDDLRQSLFVKTEYRLQQIPLERILYIEGLKDYVKIHVEGEAHPVVSLLSLKSLEEQLPADRFIRVHRSYIVQPSKIHTIERNRIRFDRERIPISENYRQPFYDFLARHALLPGGIPGKE; from the coding sequence AAACTGCGCTGCATGGTCATCGACGACGAGCCGCTGGCCGTCGAACTGATGGAGAGTTACGTACGGAAGACCCCGTTTCTGGAGCTCGTCGGCTCCTGCGGGAGCGGCACGGCGGCCTTCACGGCCCTGCGCCGGCAGACGGTCGACCTGCTCTTCTGCGACATCCAGATGCCCGGTCTGAGCGGCATGGAGCTCTCGCGCATGCTGCCCGCGCAGACGCGCGTCATCTTCACGACGGCCTTTCCGCAGTATGCCGTCGAGGGGTTCCGGGTCCAGGCGATGGATTATCTGCTCAAGCCGATCAGCTATAACGACTTCCTGACGGCGGCAAACAAGGCGCTCGCGTGGTTCGATCTGAAACGCCGCGCCGAACAGTCCCTGCACTCCGGAGCGGAGAGCCCGGCCGGGGCATCCGGCCTTTCGGCGGCGGCAGAAACGGAATCCGGCGGCAACGCGTCGCAAAGCGTCGGAACCGCGGCACCGGCCGGAGCAGCCGGAGCAGCCGGAGCAGCCGGAGCAGCGGGGGAGTCGCCTGCCGTACAAGGAGGCGGACAAGAGGGTGCACAGGGATCCGGTCAAAGAGCCACACAGGGGACCGGACCTGCCGGAAGGTTCGGCGACGATCTCCGGCAGAGCCTCTTCGTCAAGACGGAGTATCGCCTGCAGCAGATTCCGCTCGAAAGAATCCTCTATATCGAAGGGCTGAAGGATTACGTGAAGATCCACGTCGAGGGCGAAGCCCATCCGGTCGTCTCGCTGCTGAGTCTGAAGAGCCTCGAGGAGCAACTTCCGGCCGACCGTTTCATCCGGGTCCACCGCTCGTATATCGTCCAGCCGTCGAAGATCCACACGATCGAACGCAACCGGATTCGCTTCGACCGGGAGCGGATCCCCATCTCGGAGAACTACCGACAGCCGTTCTACGATTTTCTCGCCCGCCACGCACTGCTTCCGGGAGGCATTCCCGGCAAGGAGTAG